Below is a genomic region from Helianthus annuus cultivar XRQ/B chromosome 2, HanXRQr2.0-SUNRISE, whole genome shotgun sequence.
CTCGCCTCTCTTCTCGCCGAACAAATCGACGACTTCTCCCGCCAAATCCACGACCGGAAGCTAGTGGAAGCAGAAAACCGGACAATGCAGGAGAATCTGAACCGTCTAATCCACGATCAGGTGTTTGCTAGACAGGTGTTGAACATGCCAGAGCATGAATGGAAAGAAAACGGTGATTGGTTTGAAAAGCCGTACGGTTTGGTGCCGGAGTCGAATGAGGAGGTGTTTAGGGTTTACTGTAAGGGTTTGGTGACGGAGGAGGAGACGGTTGCGAGTGGTGGGAAAATGTTGTTTGGTGGGATTGGTGTGGCGATTTGTGATGCGTGTGATTGTTGTGTGTTTGAGTTGGGGAAAGcggtggtggttgatggtggtgaTGTGGTGGAGGTTAAAGCGTTGATTGAGGCGTTAACTGTTGCTGTTGATCTTGGGTTGAAGAGGGTGCATGTGTTCTGTGATACCAATGTGGTTTATCAATATGTAAGTTTAGGGCTTCAAattgttattatattatatatattgcaCCTGATTCATGAGTTTATATACCAAAGGGGGTGTCACCTCGTTCGTGACAAAATGTCACTTGCGAGCAGGGGTTTTACCACATTGGGTGTTTGGGTGGTGGGTTTCCACTGAAATTGGTGACGGGTCggcatggttttaaaaaacgcttGAGGCATGCGCCTCGACGCATAACAGCCAAAAAACGAGTTTGAGGCGCGCTTCATGGGGTTTTATTGTATATGCATCTCAGAGAGGCTGCGCCTCAGGGGATTTTAATAgttgttttttatgtttttgactttttgtgtcaatttcaaacATTTCCTgtccttttataatatatataactttttatatttatttattaataccgccTCGGCTTTACGCCTCGTGAGGCAAAAGGAAAACGCCTCAAAACTCGTTTCCGTTTATTTAAACCTTGTGGGTCGGGTCACCAGCAGCGCTGTGGCCGTGGGTGGCCTTTTGTCTATGGGTGTCACGGGTGACTGGGCTTAGTTACACGTTCTGTGTAGAAACAACCATACCTGTGTCAAGTTTTCTGGTCCGGGTCCGGTTCGACCCATCTAACACCTCTGATGTGAGGTTCATGTGATGCATATGATATATTGGAATATGGAATGATGCAAATCGAGTGATTTGCGGGTTTAATTATCTGTTATGATAGCTTTTATTACCAGTCTTTCATTGGCTCTTTGATTATTTTGCACATTCCCGTTGACATTTAAATGATGTTATCTTTGTCAATGTAGCTCACTGGCAAAGGGCAACCAACAGCCAACAAAACTATGGCATTAGTCGATCAACTAAACCTTCTCCAAAGAAAATTCGCTTATTGCGGCCCATTTCTCGTGACGCAAAACAATATCAAGTTCGCATACAAACTAGCAAGAGACGCGATCAAATCCGAAGCCACAAAATTCGCACAACGCATCTCCGGCAGAACATTACTCGAGCGGTGTATAATATGTTTCGAGTCCATCTACAGCGGTCAAATGTTCTCCGTCGACAAATGTCTACACCGATACTGTTTTTCGTGCATGCGAAAGCACGTAGAAGCAAAGCTGCTTCACGGAAAACTGCCCGAATGTCCACATGAGAACTGCAAGTCCAATTTAGAAATCGAAAGCTGCAAGAAGTTTTTAAATCCAGAGTTGTACGATATTATGAGTTTACGCGTAAAAGAAGCGTCTATTCCTGTAACAGATAAGGTTTACTGCCCGTTTTCTAACTGTTCGTTTTTAATGTCGAAAACCGAGCTTCAAGAGCGTAGTTATGCTTCATCGTCCACTGCTGCTAGAGGATCGGGAAGGAGAAACTGTGTTAAGTGTTACCGGTATTTTTGTATGAACTGCAATGTACCTTGGCATGAGAATTATACGTGCTCGGATTACGTAAAGTGTTTCCCGTATCGGTCTGCTAGTGAGGCGAAACTCAAGTCGCTTGCGACGAGGAATCGGTGGCGTGAGTGTACTATATGTAAGAATATGGTTGAACTTGCTTCTGGGTGCTACCATATTTCTTGCAGGTATTGTCTTTTAATCTCTTTCATATGGATTGTATTTAGttttaattgtttattaattACCTTTCATTGAATTAGAATTTGAAAAACCAATTTGAATTATGTTACGATTCGTGTTGATTAGAATAAACCGAATTATGAAAGAAAGAATAAAGTATACGGATGGTCCCTCTTGTTCACCAAAATTTTAGATTTAGCCTCAagtttttcaaaagtacacggatggtccatgtggtttgcactttgtaacgtatttagtccccaacttttgctaaaagtacatggatggtccttgtggtttacactttgtaacgtatttagtccccaacttttgccaaaagtacacggacggtccctgtggtttgcactttgtaacacatttagtccccagcgTTTAgtgactaaatgtgttacaaagtgcataccacaaggaccatccatgtactatTGGCataagttggggactaaatgcgttacaatgTGCAAACCACGGttcagggaccatccgt
It encodes:
- the LOC110924142 gene encoding uncharacterized protein LOC110924142; the protein is MDVDDTDLMLLLSEQRRELTAAISADSDLDFAFQLQMQEAINISSTSHPSSSSSSHPPPLLFPEVTQSPSNLASLLAEQIDDFSRQIHDRKLVEAENRTMQENLNRLIHDQVFARQVLNMPEHEWKENGDWFEKPYGLVPESNEEVFRVYCKGLVTEEETVASGGKMLFGGIGVAICDACDCCVFELGKAVVVDGGDVVEVKALIEALTVAVDLGLKRVHVFCDTNVVYQYLTGKGQPTANKTMALVDQLNLLQRKFAYCGPFLVTQNNIKFAYKLARDAIKSEATKFAQRISGRTLLERCIICFESIYSGQMFSVDKCLHRYCFSCMRKHVEAKLLHGKLPECPHENCKSNLEIESCKKFLNPELYDIMSLRVKEASIPVTDKVYCPFSNCSFLMSKTELQERSYASSSTAARGSGRRNCVKCYRYFCMNCNVPWHENYTCSDYVKCFPYRSASEAKLKSLATRNRWRECTICKNMVELASGCYHISCRCGYEFCYTCGAQWINKKPTCRCPIWDEANIIHRGQNRR